The following nucleotide sequence is from Micromonospora sp. WMMD1120.
ATGTCCCAGCGGTCGCAGGTGGCCATCAGCGGCAGCAGACCGATCGCCGCGTGCTCGGCGGCGTGCAGCGCACCCGGCACGTCGGCCGTCTGCACGCCGGCCTGCGCCAACGACTGCGGCGACAGGGTGAACCAGACCGCCACCGTACGCAGCTCCCGGGTGGGCAGGTCGAGCGGCCGCGTGTCGATCACCTCGCCGGTGGCGATGCGTCGCCGCTGGTACGACACCACCTGACTGGTCACGTCCACCTCGCCGAGGAACATGCCGACCGGCCCGGCGTCCACGTACGAGCGCACCGACACCACCGACAGGTCGGTGACGTCACGGGCGTGGGTGGACCAGTCGGGCTCCTCGGCGTGCACCAGCGCGCACCCGTCGGCGAGGTCGAGGTCGTCGACCACGTACGAGACGCCCTGGTGCAGGTAGACCGCGCCGGGGTGGAGCAGGAAGTGCGCCGAGCCGCCGTCGACGGTGCCGAGCAGCCGGCCGGTCGACGCCTCCACCACGCAGACCGGGGCGCCGCCCTCGCCGCGCAGGTCCACCTCCGGCCGCTCCCGGTGCCGCCAGTACCAACCGGTGGGCCGCTGCCGCAGCGCCCCGGCCGCCACCAGCTCGTCGACCGCCTCCTTCGCGCCGTCGCCGAAGAGCGCCAGGTCGGCAGGGGTGAGCGGGGCCTCCACCGCCGCGCAGGCGAGCTGCGGCGCCAGCACGTACGGGTTGGCCGGGTCGAGCACCGTCGCCTCCACCGGCGCGCCGAAGATCGCCTCGGGGTGGTGCACCAGGTAGGTGTCCAGCGGATCGTCCCGGGCCACCAGCACCGCCAGGGCCTCCTGCCCGGAGCGCCCGGCCCGGCCCGCCTGCTGCCACAGCGACGCGCGGGTGCCCGGGTATCCGCAGATCAGCACCGCGTCCAGCCCGACCAGGTCCACGCCCAGCTCCAGCGCGTTGGTGGAGGCCAGGCCGAGCAGGTCTCCGTGCAGCAGGGCGCGTTCCAGCTCCCGGCGCTCCTCGCGCAGGTAGCCGCCCCGGTAGGCGGCCACCCGGCTGCCGAGCCCCGGCACCGCGTCGTCGAGTGCCCGGCGGGCGTTGGCGGCCACCACCTCGGCGCCCTTGCGGGAGCGGACGAACGCGAGGGTGCGTACCCCCTCGGCGACAGTGTCGGCGAGCAGGTCGGCGGTCTCCCGCAGCGCCGACCGGCGGACCTGCCGCAGGTCGTCGTGGTCGCCCGTCGCCTGCGGTGGCACCAGGGAGGCGGGGCCCGCGTCCGGCGGCAGCAGCGGCGGCTCCCAGAGCGCGAAGGTCACCCCGCCCCGGGGGGAGGCGTCCTCGGTGACCGCCGTCACCGGCAGGCCGGTCAGCCGCCCGGCGGCGGTCGCCGGGTCACCGGAGGTGGCCGAGGCGAGCACGAACACCGGGGTGGCCCCGAAGCGGGCACACTGCCGGCGAAGCCGGCGCAGCACGTGCGCCACGTGCGAGCCGAACACCCCCCGGTACGTGTGGCACTCGTCGATCACCACGTACGCGAGTCGGCGCAGGAAGCCGGACCACTGGGCGTGCCCGGGCAGGATGCCGTGGTGCAGCATGTCCGGGTTGGTCAGCACGAACCGGGAGTGCCGGCGGATCCACTCCCGCTCGGCGCGCGGAGTGTCCCCGTCGTAGCAGGCCGGGCGTACCCCCTCCAGGTCCAACGCGGCGACGGCGCGCAACTGGTCCGCGGCGAGCGCCTTGGTCGGCGCCAGGTAGAGCACCGTGGCCCGGGGGTCGGCGAGCACTGTCGCCAGGGCCGGAAGCTGGTACGCCAGGGACTTGCCGGATGCGGTGCCGGTAGCGACCACCACGTGCGTCCCCTCGTACGCCAGGGTGGCCGCCTCGGCCTGGTGCTGCCAGGGCGCGACCACGCCGCGTCGGGTGAACGCCGCGCGCAGCTCCGGCGGCGCCCACTGCGGCCAGGGCGCGGGCACCCCGGCGCGGGCCGGGACCCGTTCGACGTGGGTGACCGGGTCGGCGGCGGCCCGGGCGCGCAGCCGGCGCAACAGGTCGGTCGGCGTTGACCGGGGGCCGGAGTCAGCGGATACGGTGGCCGCGGACGTCGACTCCAGGTCGGGGCGCGGCACGGGCCGCGCTGCGCCGAAGTCGTTGGAGGTCACGCCCTGCACTCTCGCACTGGTGTTCGGAGATGAAAAGTCGGACCTGCGGGTAAGGGGAAGCCTCCGCTGGCGTCCGCAGGCCGCACCGGCGGTAGTGGTTAGATGCCCACGAGAGTTTACGGCTCTGGCGAGGAGGACCGATGGAGCTGTTGCTGGCGACGCGCACCGAGGGCGAGCACACGGTGCTCGAGGTCGGTGGTGAGGTGGACGTCTACACCGCGCCCCGGCTTCGTGAACGGCTCCTCGAGTTGATCGACGGTGGCGCCCGTCACGTCGTGGTCGACCTCGGTCGCGTCGACTTCCTCGACTCCACCGGGTTGGGTGTGCTGGTCGGCGCGCTCAAGCGGCTCCGCTCGGCCGGCGGTTCGTTCGCGCTGGTCTGTGACAAGGAGCCGTTGCTCAAGATCTTCCGGATCACCGCCCTGGACCAGGTGTTCCCGTTGCACCCGACGGTCGACGCGGCGATCAGCGCCGACTCGGCGGGCGCCGGCGCGTGATGGCGACGGTCAAGCTCTCGTTCTCGCCCGCCCCGGTGCACGTGCGCACCGCCCGCCTGGTCGGCGTCGCCGTCGCCCGGCGGGCCGGGGTCCGCGAGGACCTGCTGGACGAGGTACGCCTGGCCATCGGTGAGGCGTGCACCCGCGCGGTGGCCCTGCACCGGCAGTACGGTCTGCCCGACCCGGTGCTGGTGGAGATGTCCGACGGCGGTTCGTACGCGGTGCGGGTGGTGGACCGCGCGCCGATCGAGGCGGGCATCGGTCTGGCCGCGCTGCCGCCGGACGAACTGGCGAACGAGTCGCTCACCGACGAGGCGTTGACCACCGGTGTCGGTTTCGCGCTGCTCGCCGGCTTCGTGGAGGACCTGCAGGTGCGCCCGGTCGACGAGGGCATCGGCACCGAGGTGCGGATGGTGTGGCCGGTCGGCCGCTGACCCGTCCGCCCGTCGTAGGCCGCGTCCCACTGGGGATGCGGCCTTTTCCTCATGGACCGGTCCCTATATCAGATTTGGTTTCATAACACAGCGACGAAGATCATCACGACACGGTGGCACCTGGGTGTGACCTCCAACACTGCGGAGGGCTACAGTACCCGGGTTGTCAGCAAGTGATCCATCCCGCAGCCAGCGGGTATGGGTGGTCATCGCTGGTCCGCTGGGGTGGGTTGGCGCGGCGCTTGCGAGTCCGCATCCAGGCGCCGGTCGGTGCGTCTCCACTCACCGGCGCGAGTGTTCGGTAACAGGAGGACACAGATGTCCGAGACCTTGGCCGCCGACGGCGGCGGGCTTTCCCTTACCGGAAGCAATGTCACCTACGTCGTCATAGCCGCGGTGATCGCGCTGGTGGCGCTCGCCTTCGCCGCCGCGCTCACCAAGGCGGTGTTGGCTGCCGGTAAGGGCACCACCAACATGCAGGAGATTTCGGGGGCGGTCCAGGAGGGCGCCTCCGCCTACCTGCTCCGTCAGTTCCGTACCCTCGCGATCTTCGTCGTCATCGCCGTGGTGCTGCTCTTCCTGCTGCCGGTGCACGACACCGACGGCAGCGAGATCGCGGTGAAAATCGGCCGTTCGCTCTTCTTCGTGGTGGGCGCGCTGTTCAGCGCGTTCATCGGCGGCGCCGGCATGTGGCTGGCCACCCGTGCCAACCTGCGGGTGGCCGCCGCCGCCCGGGAGCGCGAAGGTGGCCGCGAGGGCGCCATGAAGATCGCCTTCCGCACCGGTGGCGTGGTCGGCTTCCTCACCGTGGGCCTCGGCCTCTTCGGCGCCGCGCTCGTCGTCCTGGTCTACCGGGGTGACGCGCCCACGGTGCTGGAGGGCTTCGGCTTCGGCGCCGCGCTGCTCGCCATGTTCATGCGGGTCGGCGGTGGCATCTTCACCAAGGCCGCCGACGTCGGCGCCGACCTCGTCGGCAAGGTCGAGCAGGGCATCCCCGAGGACGACCCGCGCAACGCCGCCACCATCGCCGACAACGTGGGCGACAACGTCGGTGACTGCGCCGGCATGGCCGCCGACCTGTTCGAGTCCTACGCGGTGACGCTGGTCGCCGCGCTGATCCTCGGCCGGGCCGCGTTCGGCGAGGAGGGCCTGGTCTTCCCGCTGATCATCTCCACCATCGGGGTGCTGATCGCGATCGTCGGCGTCTTCATCACCCGGCTGCGCACCTCCGACCGCAACGGTCTGACCGCGATCAACAGGGCCTTCTACATCTCGGCGGTGCTCTCCGCGGTGCTGGTGGCGGTCGCCGCCTACGCGTACCTGCCGGCGACCTTCGGCGAGTTCGACAGCGGCCTGACCGACGCGCCCGGCAACCCGCGGGTGATGGCGATCGGCGCGGTCGTGATCGGTATCGTGCTGGCCGCCGCGATCCAGGCGCTGACCGGCTACTTCACCGAGACCAACCGGCGTCCGGTGCAGGACATCGGCAAGAGCTCGCAGACCGGCCCGGCCACCGTCATCCTGGCCGGCATCAGCATCGGTCTGGAGTCGGCCGTCTACTCGGCGCTGCTCATCGGCGCCGGCGTCTTCGGCGCGTTCCTGCTCGGCGGCAGCTCCATCACGTTGTCGCTGTTCGCCGTGGCGCTGGCCGGCACCGGCCTGCTCACCACCGTCGGCGTGATCGTCGCGATGGACACCTTCGGGCCGATCTCCGACAACGCGCAGGGCGTCGCGGAGATGTCCGGCGACATCGACGAGCACGGCGCGCGTACGCTCACCGAGCTGGACGCGGTCGGCAACACCACCAAGGCGATCACCAAGGGCATCGCGATCGCCACCGCGGTCCTCGCCGCCACCGCGCTGTTCGGCTCGTACACCGACACCCTGAGCAGCGCGTACGCCAGCGCGGGCGTGCAGGACGTCGGCTCGGAGATCCTCAACTCGCTGAACGTGGCGAACCCGCGCAACCTGGTCGGCCTGATCATCGGCGCGGCGGTGGTCTTCCTCTTCTCCGGCCTGGCCATCAACGCGGTGTCCCGCTCGGCCGGGGCCGTGGTGATGGAGGTCCGCCGGCAGTTCCGGGAACTGCCCGGCATCATGGACCGCACCCAGCGCCCGGAGTACGGCAAGGTCGTCGACATCTGCACCCGGGACGCGCAGCGCGAGCTGATGACCCCCGGCCTGCTCGCCATCATGGCGCCGATCGCCGTCGGCTTCGGCCTCGGCCCGGGTGCGCTCGCCGCGTACCTGGCCGGTGCGATCGGTGCCGGCACCCTGATGGCGGTCTTCCTGTCCAACTCCGGTGGGGCCTGGGACAACGCCAAGAAGCTGGTCGAGGACGGCGCGTACGGCGGCAAGGGCTCCGAGTCGCACTCCGCCACCGTCATCGGTGACACCGTCGGTGACCCGTTCAAGGACACCGCCGGCCCGGCGATCAACCCGCTGATCAAGGTGATGAACCTGGTCTCGCTGCTGATCGCGCCGGCAGTGGTGGCCTGGAGCGTCGGCGACGACCGCAACGTGGGCCTGCGAATCGGCATCGCGCTCGTCGCGACGCTGGTCATCGCGGCGTCCATCGTGTTCAGCAAGCGCAAGGGCATCGCGATGTCCGACTCCGACGCCGGTGGCAGCACCGGCGCGGGTAGCGCCGACCACCGGCCGGAGACGGTCAACGCCTGATCCACCGACGGCACCGGGTCCCCGGTCGACGTACCGCGTCGGCCGGGGACCCGGCCGTCCGGCCCGGTGCCACACCTGGCCGAAGGCCGTACGCTGCAACGCATGCGTACGTGCCGGGCGTCTGCCGCCGGAAAGCTCACGGTGGTCCTGGCCACGCTCGTCGTCCTCGCCGGCTGCGGCGGGGGTCCCAGCCCACGGGCCTGGGCGGCGTCGGTCTGCGGCGCGCTGACCCCGTGGCGTTCCGAGATCAGCAAATTGACCAGCAGCACCGACGAGCAGATGACCGCGCAGACCACACCGGCGCAGGCCAAGGAGAACCTGGTGCGGCTCTTCGGTGGGGCGGAGCAGGCCAGCGAGACCGCGCGCCGCAAGGTCGAGCAGGCGGGCGTGCCGGAAACCGACAACGGGGCCGCCATCTCCGACGGTTTCCGCAGCTCGCTGGGGAAGATGCGGGACGCCTACGGCCGCGCCCGGGACACCATCGACGGGTTGGACACCGGCGAGCCGACAGTGTTCTACGACGGCGTCCGGGCCGCCGTGGAGACCCTGAACAAGGAGTACGACGCCAGCGCGCTGGACACCAGCAAGCTCAACTCCGAGGAGTTGAAACAGGCATTCGACGAGGTGCCGGAGTGTCGCTGAGCGGGCTCGGTGACACCGGGGAGGCGCAGCCCACCCCGGCGCTGTTCCCCGCGCCCGAACCCGAGGCGCCCGCACCCACCCGCCGCCGCGGCGGCGCGACAGCCAACGCCCCCGTCCGGGACGCGCAGACGGATCGGCAACTGGTCTTCTTCGGCGCGGATGCCGCCGAACCGGCGGTCGCCGACCTGGCCGGGCTGCTCGCCGGCCCGGGTGAGGTGGTCCGGATGGGCGGCACCGCCCGCCTCTCCATCCAGGTGGACGCCGCCTGGCGGGTGCACGTGCTGGTAGCCGAGCTGGCGTCCCGCGGGCTGGCCGCGAGCTGGGAGCCGACGGAGGGTGAGCGGCACACCGTGCGGACGTCGTACACCAGAATCTTGAAACCGCTCGCCGTGGCGTGGCTGGACGGTCCGGTGAAACGCCCGCCGGCCACCTTCCACCTGACCGGCCGCCGGTTGCGGTTGTGGCTCGCCGCCGCCGGGACACCGGAGCCCGGCGGCTTCCTGCTCGGGCTCGGCGTCGACGACCGGGAGCACTGGGAGTCGATCGCCGTCGCGCTCGCCGCGGCCGGGCTCGCCGGGGCGCTGGTCAGCCCGGACGAGGGCGGGCCGGCGTACCGGATCACCGGCCGGCGCCGGCTGGCCCGGCTCGCCGAACTGGTCGGTGGACCGCCGCCCGCGGCACCGGCCGACGCCTGGCCGACGCATCACTGAACCGGGCATTCCGCCCACCTCCGCACGGACCTTCGGGTGTCCGGTGCCGGACACCCGGCCGGCCCATCCAGGTGAAAAACGGGCGGGTCCAACCTCGCCCGTAGGCCCACCATCGTCACAGTGACCCGCTTCAAGCCCTACCCACGGTGTACGGTGACGCCGTCCGGCAGTGCCGAGCGCGGCGGGGCGGTGTCCGTCGCCGTGTCGAAGCGGTTTGCCGCCCGCGAAACCCGAAACGCGGACGGCGCGTTACGTTGGACATCCGGACCGCCGGTGCGACGGCGGGTTCGAAAGCGGTCACTGTCGCAGGCGCCGGCAGGCCACGAGCAGGAGTGAGGTCGGGGAGAGACGTGCCGAGCAACGCCGCAACCACCCGTCTGGTCATCGTCGAGTCACCGGCGAAGGCCAAGACGATCTCGGGCTACCTCGGCCCGGGGTACGTCGTGGAGGCCAGCTTCGGTCACGTCCGCGACCTGCCCCGCAACGCCGCCGACGTGCCGGCCAAGTACAAGGGCGAGTCCTGGGCCCGGCTCGGGGTGGATGTCGACAACGGCTTCCACGCGCTCTACGTCGTCTCCGCCGACCGGAAGCAGCAGATCAGCAAGCTGGTGAAGCTGGCCAAGGAGGTCGACGAGATCTTCCTGGCGACGGATGAGGACCGCGAGGGCGAGGCGATCGCCTGGCACCTGGTCGAGACGCTCAAGCCCAAGGTCCCGGTCAAGCGGATGGTCTTCCACGAGATCACCAAGCCGGCGATCCAGGCGGCGGTGGCCAACCCCCGGGAGATCGACCGCGACCTCGTCGACGCCCAGGAGGCCCGGCGCATCCTCGACCGGCTCTACGGCTACGAGGTCTCCCCGGTGCTGTGGAAGAAGGTCATGCCCCGGCTGTCGGCCGGCCGGGTGCAGTCCGTGGCGACCCGCATCGTGGTCGAGCGGGAACGGCAGCGGATGGCCTTCCGCACCGCCGAATACTGGGACATCCTGGCCACTCTCGCCGTCGCCGAGGCCGGCGAGGGTCCGCGCGCGTTCAACGCCACGCTCATCGCGTTGAACGGCGACCGGATCGCCACCGGCAAGGACTTCGAGCCCACGACGGGTCGGGTCCGGGCCGGCGCCGGTGTCGTCCACCTCGACGAGGGCGGTGCCCGGGGTCTCGCGGCCCGGCTGGAGGGGCGGCCGTTCACCGTCACCCGGGTCGAGGAGAAGCCCTACCGCCGCCGCCCGTACGCGCCGTTCATCACCTCGACCCTCCAGCAGGAGGCAGCCCGCAAGCTACGCCTGTCCTCGCAGCAGACGATGCGCACCGCGCAGCGCCTCTACGAGAACGGCTACATCACCTATATGCGTACCGACTCGGTCAACCTGTCGGAGACCGCCATCTCCGCGGCCCGCCGGCAGATCGTCGAACTGTACGGCGAGCGCAGCGTGCCACCGGAGCCGCGCCGCTACACCGGCAAGGTGAAGAACGCGCAGGAGGCGCACGAGGCGATCCGCCCGGCGGGGGACAACTTCCGCACCCCGGGCGAGGTCGCCAAGGAGTTGTCCGCCGAGGAGTTCAAGCTCTACGAGCTGATCTGGCGGCGCACCATCGCCTCGCAGATGACCGACGCGGTCGGTTCCAGCGTGTCGGTGCGCATCCGGGCGGTCTCCACCTCGCAGGAGGAGGCCGACTTCGGCGCGACCGGCAAGACCATCACCGACCCGGGCTTCTTGCGCGCGTACGTCGAGTCCAGCGACGACGAGAACGCCGAGGCCGAGGACGCCGAGCGCCGCCTGCCCACCCTGGTCAAGGACCAGCCGCTGACCGCCGACGAGCTGGCCGCGCAGGGCCACCACACCCAGCCGCCGTCGCGCTACACCGAGGCGTCGCTGGTCAAGGCCCTGGAGGAGCTGGGCATCGGCCGGCCGTCCACCTACGCGTCGATCATGCAGACGATCCAGGACCGGGGGTACGTCACCAAGCGCGGCCAGGCGATGATCCCGACCTTCCTCGCGTTCGCGGTGATCGGGCTGATGGAGCGGCACTATCCCCGCCTGATCGACTACGACTTCACCGCCAGCATGGAGAACGAGCTGGACGAGATCGCCGGCGGGGACCACGCCGCCGTCGACTTCCTCACCGCGTTCTACTTCGGCAGCACCAACGGGGCCGGCGACCAGGACATCGCCCGCTCCGGTGGGCTCAAGAAGCTGGTCACCGAGAACCTGAGCGACATCGACGCCCGCAGCGTCAACTCGATCCCGCTCTTCACCGACGACGAGGGCCGCGAGGTCGTCGTACGCGTCGGCCGGTACGGGCCGTACCTGCAGCGCGCGGTGCCCGGCGAGACTCCGGCGACGCCGGCCGAGGGCGAGGAGGGGAGCGCCCAGGGCGACCGCGCGCCGATCCCCGAGGGGCTGGCCCCGGACGAGCTGACCCCGGAGAAGGTGCACGAGCTGTTCCTCGGCGGCGGCGGGGAGCGCAAGCTCGGCGACGACCCCGCGACCGGCGAGCCGATCGTGCTCAAGTCCGGCCGGTTCGGCCCGTACGTGTCCAGCGGCGAGCGCAAGTCGTCGCTGCTGCGGACGCAGACGCCGGACACGCTGACCCTCCAGGAGGCGCTGAAACTGCTCAGCCTGCCCCGGCTGGTCGGTGTCGCGCCGGACGGCGTGGAGGTCTTCGCCAACAACGGTCGCTACGGCCCCTACGTCAAGCGGGGCGAGGAGTTCCGGTCGCTGGAGTCCGAAGAGCAGATGTTCACCGTCGGCCTGGACGAGGCGTTGGCTCTGCTCGCCGCCCCGAAGACCCGGGGGCGGCGGGTCGCCGCTCCGCCGCTGCGCGAGATGGGCGTCGACCCGTTGACCGAGAAGCCGCTGGTGATCAAGGACGGCCGGTTCGGGCCGTACGTCACCGACGGTGAGGTCAACGCGTCGCTGCGGCGCGGCCAGACGCCGGAGGCGCTGAGCATCGAGGAAGCCTCGGAGATGCTCGCCGAGAAGCGGGCCAAGGGCCCGGCGCCCCGGAAGAAGGCGGCGAAGAAGGCTCCCGCGAAGAAGGCCGCGACCAAGGCCACAGCGAAGAAGGCTTCGACCACGGCGAAGAAGACGGCCGCCGCCAGCAAGTCCACCGCCGCGAAGAAGACCACCACCGCGAAGGCGACGACGGCGAAGAAGGCCCCGGCCAAGAAGGCCGCCCCGCGCAAGGCCGCGACCAGCACCGAGTAGCCCCACGCGGCGCAGCCCCGCCTCGATGCTCCGGGCCGGTGGGTCGGTTAAGACCTTTGGGTTGGTCCGGGCCTGCGGGTCGGTTCGGGCGTTTGGGTTGTCCGGGCCGGTTGGTTCGGGCCTGCGGGTCGGTTCAAGCTTCCGGACTATGTCCGACCTTTTCCGGATTGATCGGCCCTCTAAGCCGTGCGATCCTAGGGATCTTGGACACTTTCCGTTCCGTGAGGACGGAAACTGTCCAAGATCTCCATCCGGCGGCTGTCTGCGCGGCTTCGCCGCTCGCGTCATCGATCCGGCCTGGATCCAGGTGTTCCCTGTCACGCTCGCCGTGTCGGCGTTCGTCGCTTCATCGGTATGGCCGTACCGTATGTGCATGCCAGTCAGCCGGAAGAGGCGCGCGGGCGGGGAGAGGCGGATGGCCGTGCTCGAGGCCGTGGCCGACGTGCTCGCCACGCGTGGTTACGAGAACACCCGCTTCGCGGACGTCGCGGCTGCCGGAGGCGTCGCGATCAGCACCCTGCAGACCTACTTCGGCTCGCGCGAAGACATGATCATCGAGGCGATGCGGCTCTCCACCGACCGGGAGGTAGCCGCGCTGCAGTCGGCGTCCGCCGCCGAGGCCGACCCGTGGCGACGGCTTGTCACTCTCGTCGACCGCAGCCTGCACAACTCGGAGAGCACCCGGCAGGTTCTCGTCGAGTTCTGGCGGTCGGCGATGCGCGACGACGAACTCCGCGAACACAGCGCCGAGGTGTGGACGCGGTACCGGGCACCCTTCCTGTCCGCCGTGCGCGAAGGCGTGGCGCGCGGTGTGTTCACGCCGACGCACGACGCGGATGCGGTGACGGACTTCCTGCTGACGGCCCTGGCCGGTCTGATCATCTCCCGCGTCCAGCACCATCCCACGCCAACCCCCACGGATTTTCGGGTAGTCCTGCTGGCCCAGCTCAGGCTGATGCTGGGCGTCACGTCGAAAGTCGAGGAACGATGACCACAGTCGAGATGACCCGTTTCCGGGTGCCAGCGGAGCGCGCCGACGCGCTGCTCGCCGCCCGGCCGGCGATGGTGCGGGACTTCCGGGCCGACCGTGCTGGCTTCCTCGAAGCCCGACTGATCAGGGTGTCAGCCGACGAGTGGCTGGACATCGTCTTCTGGGCCTCGTCCGAGGACTTCGCCGAGTCCCGGCGCCGGGGCGCGAACCGACCCGGCATCCAGACCTTCTTCTCCCTGATCGACGAGGTGGTCAGCGTCGAGGAGGGCACCACCACCGAGTTGGCGGGCGTCTGATGCGCGCGGCGTGGTACGACAGGCAGGGCCCGGCACGCGAGGTGCTTCAGGTCGGTGAGCTGCCCGATCCGCAGCCGGGTACGGGCGAGGTGCGGGTTCGCGTCTCAGTCTCCGGCATCCACGTGGGTGACCTGGGTAAACGGCAGGGCTGGTGGGGGTCGACGATGTCGTTCCCGCGGGTCGTCCCGCACGGTGACGGCGCCGGAAAGATCGACGCCGTCGGCCCGGGTGTGGACAAATCCCGGGTCGGCGAACGGGTGTGGGTCTACCTCGCCCAGTCGTACCGCCCGTTCGGCACCGCCGCCGAGTACACGGTGGTGCCGGCCCGGCACGCCGTGCCGCTGCCCGCCGGGGTGCCGGAGGAGCAGGCGGCCGGCCTCGGCATCCCGGGCATCACCGCCCATCGGGCGATCTTCGCCGACGGTCCCGTGGGCGGGCAGCGGATCGTCGTCACCGGCGCGCTCGGCGCGGTCGGACGGGCCGCGTTGGCGGTGGCCCGGCGCGGCGGCGCCACAGTGATCGCGACGGTCCGTACGCCGGAGCAGATCGACGAGGCGCTGGCGGCGGGCGCGCACCACGCTGTCGACACCACCGGCGGCGACGTCGGGACTCGGATCCTCGACCACACCGGCGGGGAGCCTGTCGACCGGGTCGCCGAACTCGCCTTCGACACGAACCTGGCGACCAACCTGGAGATCCTCCGGATCGGTGGCGTGATCGCCACCTATGCGACCGGGGCGGCCGAGCCCACCATCCCCTACTGGCCGCTCGGCTTCCAGAACATCACGGTCCGGTTCCTCAGCAACGACGACTTCCCCGAGTCGGCGAACGAGGCCGCCGCCACCGAACTGACCGCCGCGCTGGTCGCCGGTGACCTGCGCTACCCGATCGCCGCACGGATGCCGCTGACGGAGATCGCCGAGGCGCACGAGTTGGTCGAGCGCGGGTCGTCCCGGGGCCGGGTCGTCCTGGACATCTGAGGAGTGGCGACCGAGCACCTGGCCGTCAGGCCCCGAGCACGTGGGTGAGGTGCGGGTTGGTGAAGACCCGGTGCGGGTCGAGCCGGTCGCGGACGGCCTGGAAGTCGGCGAAGCGGGGGTACGCGTCGGCCAGCGAGGCCGCGTCGCGGTAGTGCAGCTTGCCCCAGTGCGGTCGGCCTCCCAAGCTGGCCGTCACCTGCTCGAACGCCCGGAAGTACGGCTCGTACGGCATGCCGACGTACTGGTGTACGGCGATGTACGCGTTGTCCCGGCCGTAGCCGTGCGACAGCCAGATGTCGTCGGCGGCGGTGAACCGCACCTCCACCGGGAACAGCACCTTGAACGGCAGCCCGGTCACGATGCGCTGCAACGCGGCGAGCGCCTCGGGTAGCGCCTCGCGCGGTATGCCGTACTCCATCTCCACGAAGCGGACCCGGCGCGGCGTGCAGAAGACCCGGTCGGAGCGGCCGGTGTAGTGGCGTTCGGTGAGCGCGCGGGCGGACACGGCGCTGATCGTCGGCGCCAGCGCGGGCACGGTCCGGCCGAGGCGGCACGCGCCGGCGAAGACGGTGTTGGACAGGAAGTCGTCGTCCAGCCAGCCGCGCCAGCGGGGCAGCGGCCGGTCGTCGGCGGGTACCCGGTCGTTGGTCTTGACCTGGACCCTTTCGGTGTACGGGAACCAGTAGAACTCGACGTGGTCGTGGCCGCCAATCAGCGCGGGCAGGTCGCCGAGCACGTCGGCCAGGGGGGCGGGGCGTTCGTGGGCGTGCAGCACGAACGCGTCAACGCAACGCAGTGTCACCTCGACCAGGACGCCGAGCGCGCCGAGCGACACCCGGGCGGCGGCGAGGACGTCGGGGTGCTCGTCGGCGGAGCAGCGCAGCACCTCGCCGGTGCCGGTGACGACGGTGACCGCCTCGACGAAGGTGGACAGACAGCCGTACCCTGCCCCGGTGCCGTGGGTGCCGGTGGAGATCGCCCCAGCGACCGTCTGCGCGTCGATGTCGCCGAGGTTGGGCAGGGCGAGCCCGTGTCGGGCGAGCAGGCCGTTGAGGGTGTGCAGGGTCATCCCCGCCGGCACGGTGACCAGTCGGTTCGCGACGTCCACGCGGGCGGGGGTGTCCAGCCCGGACAGGTCCATCCGGCGGTCGTCGGCGACCGCGACGGCGGTGAACGAGTGTCCGCTGCCCGTCACGCGGATCCGACCGCCCGCCGACACGGCGGCGCGGACGGCTTCCGCGACGTCGGCCGGCGAGCCG
It contains:
- a CDS encoding antibiotic biosynthesis monooxygenase codes for the protein MTTVEMTRFRVPAERADALLAARPAMVRDFRADRAGFLEARLIRVSADEWLDIVFWASSEDFAESRRRGANRPGIQTFFSLIDEVVSVEEGTTTELAGV
- a CDS encoding TetR family transcriptional regulator C-terminal domain-containing protein: MADVLATRGYENTRFADVAAAGGVAISTLQTYFGSREDMIIEAMRLSTDREVAALQSASAAEADPWRRLVTLVDRSLHNSESTRQVLVEFWRSAMRDDELREHSAEVWTRYRAPFLSAVREGVARGVFTPTHDADAVTDFLLTALAGLIISRVQHHPTPTPTDFRVVLLAQLRLMLGVTSKVEER
- the topA gene encoding type I DNA topoisomerase, producing the protein MPSNAATTRLVIVESPAKAKTISGYLGPGYVVEASFGHVRDLPRNAADVPAKYKGESWARLGVDVDNGFHALYVVSADRKQQISKLVKLAKEVDEIFLATDEDREGEAIAWHLVETLKPKVPVKRMVFHEITKPAIQAAVANPREIDRDLVDAQEARRILDRLYGYEVSPVLWKKVMPRLSAGRVQSVATRIVVERERQRMAFRTAEYWDILATLAVAEAGEGPRAFNATLIALNGDRIATGKDFEPTTGRVRAGAGVVHLDEGGARGLAARLEGRPFTVTRVEEKPYRRRPYAPFITSTLQQEAARKLRLSSQQTMRTAQRLYENGYITYMRTDSVNLSETAISAARRQIVELYGERSVPPEPRRYTGKVKNAQEAHEAIRPAGDNFRTPGEVAKELSAEEFKLYELIWRRTIASQMTDAVGSSVSVRIRAVSTSQEEADFGATGKTITDPGFLRAYVESSDDENAEAEDAERRLPTLVKDQPLTADELAAQGHHTQPPSRYTEASLVKALEELGIGRPSTYASIMQTIQDRGYVTKRGQAMIPTFLAFAVIGLMERHYPRLIDYDFTASMENELDEIAGGDHAAVDFLTAFYFGSTNGAGDQDIARSGGLKKLVTENLSDIDARSVNSIPLFTDDEGREVVVRVGRYGPYLQRAVPGETPATPAEGEEGSAQGDRAPIPEGLAPDELTPEKVHELFLGGGGERKLGDDPATGEPIVLKSGRFGPYVSSGERKSSLLRTQTPDTLTLQEALKLLSLPRLVGVAPDGVEVFANNGRYGPYVKRGEEFRSLESEEQMFTVGLDEALALLAAPKTRGRRVAAPPLREMGVDPLTEKPLVIKDGRFGPYVTDGEVNASLRRGQTPEALSIEEASEMLAEKRAKGPAPRKKAAKKAPAKKAATKATAKKASTTAKKTAAASKSTAAKKTTTAKATTAKKAPAKKAAPRKAATSTE
- a CDS encoding NADPH:quinone reductase; amino-acid sequence: MRAAWYDRQGPAREVLQVGELPDPQPGTGEVRVRVSVSGIHVGDLGKRQGWWGSTMSFPRVVPHGDGAGKIDAVGPGVDKSRVGERVWVYLAQSYRPFGTAAEYTVVPARHAVPLPAGVPEEQAAGLGIPGITAHRAIFADGPVGGQRIVVTGALGAVGRAALAVARRGGATVIATVRTPEQIDEALAAGAHHAVDTTGGDVGTRILDHTGGEPVDRVAELAFDTNLATNLEILRIGGVIATYATGAAEPTIPYWPLGFQNITVRFLSNDDFPESANEAAATELTAALVAGDLRYPIAARMPLTEIAEAHELVERGSSRGRVVLDI
- a CDS encoding D-arabinono-1,4-lactone oxidase; the protein is MVGTAPLTAHWSNWAGNQRGSASTVLRPGSPADVAEAVRAAVSAGGRIRVTGSGHSFTAVAVADDRRMDLSGLDTPARVDVANRLVTVPAGMTLHTLNGLLARHGLALPNLGDIDAQTVAGAISTGTHGTGAGYGCLSTFVEAVTVVTGTGEVLRCSADEHPDVLAAARVSLGALGVLVEVTLRCVDAFVLHAHERPAPLADVLGDLPALIGGHDHVEFYWFPYTERVQVKTNDRVPADDRPLPRWRGWLDDDFLSNTVFAGACRLGRTVPALAPTISAVSARALTERHYTGRSDRVFCTPRRVRFVEMEYGIPREALPEALAALQRIVTGLPFKVLFPVEVRFTAADDIWLSHGYGRDNAYIAVHQYVGMPYEPYFRAFEQVTASLGGRPHWGKLHYRDAASLADAYPRFADFQAVRDRLDPHRVFTNPHLTHVLGA